TGCATCATTTCATGAGGAGAATCTTCGTGAAGCCTGTGGCGTGGTTGCACGGGATGACCATGGCAAATTCTTGGGAGCAGCAACACAAGTTCTATCTCATGTATCAAGCgcaggatcagctgaaatcttgGCTATCCGCTCCGGACTATACTTAGCAGCTAACATGGGATGCACCAAGATTATCATAGAATCGGATTGTATGCATGCCTGGAGGCAATATCTGATCCGGCTACGTATATGGGAGTTGATGTCCCGGTTGTGATGGAGTGCTCCCTTCTGGCGATGGAGTTTACAAGTGTTAGTTTTGATTTTTGTAACAGAGAGGCTAATATGCTTGCGGATGGTCTTGCGAAGCATTGTAGTAGAATCTCTGAAAGTTGGGAATCTTCCGTCCCTGACTTTGTTCTTCACCATTATGTAAATGATCTTGCCATTATTTGAGGAATAAAGTCATGACGTTCAAAAAAAACTGCTGGGAGTCGCAGTCGTCTAGCAAGGTGGTACTATTAAGTTCACTGAATCAGCGTCCCGGCGTAACTAACATCCGGTCTGATTAGCTAGCCCTATTATCTCCTCGGCGTGCATGAGACGTACGAGCTGGGTCACGTTTGTGAGCCATGCGTGAGTCCAACAAACACACGCTTGCACAAAGCGATATCCTAGCCACTCACTACTCACTAGCTAGGACTATGCCAACAGTGTAAGTGCTAGTGACTAACTGCCGTGCGGCCAACTGAACGTACACTTGCTAGCTAGCTCTAACTACTTTAGTTGATAAAAAGGGAACTACCATCTACACAGTGATCTAAAGTAAAAGATATTAGCAAAATTAAAATAAGTACAAGTTAATTATCTATGATGTCCAATCAATAAACTCAAATGCTAACTAGCGTGGAAAATCAACCTGTGGTTAGATGGGTAGAAGCACAGTGGTATTCTCAgaccaccagggttcaagtcctcgGTTTCTCGGAGGAGCTCGTGCGTTTATAGGGGTGAATGTATGTGCATGATCACATGCGCCTGTACGATATTAAAGATTTGCTAACTGGCGTGCGTACATTTTTCTTATTTGTTCCATCCATCTATCCATCTCTAACCAACGCCCACCCCCTATCTCTATCTCCATTCGGCGCGATGATGCAGGCAAAATGAGCAGTAAGCGGCGTACGTGACGGCCAAGACCACCAGCCGTGCAGTCCCCGCCCCTCTACTCCACTGCGCGCGGGCCCCACCCACCCGCCGGTCTGCCGGCCACCGGAAAAAAAAGGTGGGCGGGGCGCGAACCGGACACAAGGCCCACCAACTAGAAAAGGCCGACCCGAGCCGCCGCTTCCTTCAACATCGGCTTTCTTCTTCCCCTCTCGACCTAAGACCAACTCCAACCGGGCGACCCAAATTGTCCGCGCGTGTTCGTTTGCGTCGAAACGGACCAAAAACCGGCCCAACGCGCGAACCCAACCCAAAATGCGTCTGCTTAGTGTTTGTCTAAGCGCATTTCAGGCCCAAATTTGTGCACGGTTTACGTCCACGCGGACACGAAATGGACGCGCCGCTCTCGGTGTCTGCGGCGGCCCTGCTTGTCGGCCGCCCAACCACCGTTCGTGGTCGTCGGGCCCGCCTGGCAGTGGGTGGACACTGCGGCACGCCGTTCTTTTTAGTGCAAGTGTGTAGCGGGTCCGGCCACATCCACTTCCCTCCCCCCGTCCACATCTAGCCAAGCTTGCCCCCTCGCCGGCGACAGCCAAACCCTAGCTCGCCATGGGGTTCTTCAGCATTTGCAAGGAGAAGCTCATCCCCGGCGCCAGCTCGTCCCGCGCGCCGCAACCGCCACCTCCTCGACGCGGCGGGCCGCCACGGGAAAGGGAGCGGTTGCACATCCCAGTGCACCAGGTGCGGTGGCATTGCAGTACCCGCAACCGCTGCCCTATCTAGATGTCGACCTGTCCATGGTTGGCATCTTGACCCGCACTGCATCCCGGTGCCGGCGGTGAGGGAAGAATAACAACATGGAAGTCAAATCTAACGGCTGCATATAGATTAATCGAGCATTGGGCCGACCGACCGGCGCCAGGTGCTCACCACCAAACCGGTTTGGCTTCAATTTTACTTTTGGAGTTTGGTTTTATACAAAAAAAAGTAATTATTTTTGGGAGTTTGGCTAAACCCAACCAAACACCCCTAAAAGCCTGTTTGGTAAACACTTGGGCAGGGGAATGAGAGTTTGCACAAGAGTGTTTATGGAGGGAGTAGTCATGGGAAGTAGATTTTACTCCCATTCCCTTGTTTGGTATATGATGGGAATTAGCGTGAGATAAAACTCTACTCACGAATTAACAGGGTACCCCCTGGGAAGAAATAGGTGGGAATTGGCTTTCTCAACTCCCATTCCCCTTCCCACTTAAACTCCCATTCCCTCCAATCAAACAGTGGACTTTTAATCTCCTCACCCCTCAACTCCCATTCCCCATCTCGAATTCCCTCGAACCAAACACGTCGTAAGCCTATATAGGCGACCTCGATGTCGACCTCGCCGCCGTCACCAATGGAGGGAGAATCTACTAGCAGCTTTTTTATCCCGAACCACTGGAACATGAGCGACGAGGAGTGGGCCGGGATGTCTGAGTTCGCCCAGCGCGAGATCATGGAGATCGTCTCCAAAGaagaagagacccgccgccgcatCCTCCGCGCCCGCGGCAGCGGTGATCCCAACAGCAAGGCAGAGGAGGAGAGCCGTCCCCACGGCCGCGTCCTCACCATCGGCGGCAGGGACTCCAAGTGCCCCGTCCGGccgtcgcagagcagactgacgACGGGACGGCTGCACGAGATGCAAAACCGAGCGGACAGAAGGCCAAGAGGCAACGTCGGGGCGTGGAGCCGAGCGGGATGGAGGTCATGCAGTGCGGCGTCGGCGACGGCCTTCATCGTCAGCCGTCGTAGAACTTCCTCGTGTCTGCCAAAATGGCACGTGGATGCTCGGCTCTCACCTCAACATGTTGATTGATGGTTAGGAAACTGAGATCCGTTTATTTATCTTGTTTTTCAGACAACTCGATTTATCATAGTGTGGCCACTGAACCTTTGAATCGCAAGATAGTTGTTCCCAGATTCTCTCGATTGTTTCCAAAGCTTTCCATGATCTCAAGAATCGAAAAGAAAGAAAAACCTCTATGTGAGTCAGAGAGGCATGGACGAAAAAATTAGAAAGCGATGAACAGTGCAACATGAAGTTGTCGCGCATGACGAGAGATCCGATCTGGGTTCGGCCTTCGGCCGACGCAACCCATGCATGGTGCGCCAACTAGGATGGCGAACATGGTCGAAAGTACCAGTAGGGAGTTCACAAAAAGGGGTTACCCCATGGTTCAGATCCTTGTGGTGAAGTAACACCTACGCCATGCTTTGTTTTGTATTGAGGTGGGAGCACCTCGTGCAAGAGTGTTGCAAGATGATGATGAATATGACTATGGAGAGAATGGTCTACGGAATTGATGGGAACGGACACCTAGCCTTCCCTTATTAGAGGGAACGAGAGCTAGGGTTTATAGGATCCCTAACCGATCTCGCTTGAGGGGCTTCTTGGCTTGCACACCAAGATGATCTTCTTACTTCAAGTTGGGCCCTGGACTACCTCCTAGAGCCGGGCTGCCGCTAGGCTCCCGGGCCCTGAGGTCGTCCCAACACCGGGCTTCCTGACTGATGGGACACCCTTAGTATATCACACCTTCACCTATTCCCTTGTTGTTAGAAGAACCTTCTTCCCACAGCTGCTAGAAGAACCTTCGTTGAACCAGgttttccctttcttttcctttttccttctttCCTTTAAAGTTTTTCTGGTTTTAGTTTCGTCAACATTTCTTGTACTTTGCAATTATTATAAATTTGGAACATTTTCGAAGttgtgaatatttttgaaatattttaaaaaaaaactggCGAAATTTTCAAATAAATGTATATTTTTACAAATTAGAACCATTTATGGAAATCTCAGACATTTTCTACAATTTATGAATATTTTTGAAGttctaaaattcatgaacattttaggAAATCTGGAACATTTTTAGAAAATTAAACGGGAGAATATTTTCTAAAATCCAAGAACATTTTCCCCATTCCATTAACATGTTTTGAAATCCATGATCATTTTTTAGATTCATTAATATTTTTTTCAAATCCGGGAAAAAAATCAAACTCATGAATATTTGTTGAAATTCAGAACACTATGCGAAATCCAAGAACATTTTCTTGAATTTATGGATAATTTATTTGAAATTCATAGCACTTTTGTGATATCACAAACATGTTtcaaaatttgtgaacatttGTTTGAAATTTTCCTATACATTTTTAATGTTAAAGAAAGCAAACAAAAAGTAAAAAGAAAATAATGAAAAAAGCAGGGGCGCCTCATCCCCACACATGGGCCGGCCAATATATTGTGAGTGGCACATTTGTTGCCCCCACCcactcccccctcccccccccccccccccccgcctgcATGCGTTAGGATGATTCCAAGGGTAACTAGTTGACGGGTAACCCCGCATAGGGTCACCTGTCGGGGCCCAGACCCGACGTGTGGCGGTATTTAAACCGAGGGACCATGAGCTTGGCGCGTGTGTACAACAAGTTTTCCTCATTTTGTTTTCTTTCATTCGTGGGTTTCTCTAGGTTCTCTTTTGGGATTTTCTAGTTTGTTGGTTGTATCTCCCACTGTCATCGAGAGACAGGGCGTGTGGCATGTTTTTTCTATGAAAATCACCCTCGGATTTTCTGTGACAGAAAATATCATCAAGGCGGTTTTCCGTAAAAAAGCAGGAGGCTTTTGTGAAAAGAATGTTGAGTTTTTTTACCAAAACATAATAGGCTACACGCGCCGTCTCGTTTTGACAGCGGGCCCATTATATTACTTTACTTACTTTTTCTGAAAAATCACCATGCATTAAAAAATGGTCATGTTTTTAAAAAATATATTGATGACATTGTTAAGAAATGTCCATACAATATAAAATATATTGATGACATTGTTAAGAAATGTCCATACATTGTTAAAAAATATATTGATGACATTGTTAAGAAATGTCCATGCAATAACAAGTTCTAGAAAATGTCCGTACATTCCAGAAAATATACATGTGTAAAAGAATTTACTTATTACATTTTTCAAAATGTTCATGAAGTGTAAAAAAACATAGAGTTTTTTATTAAATTATcctattttaaaaaaatgttccagACATCTAAAAATATTTCATGCCTTTAAAATATGTGAATTACATTTTGGAAAATTGTTCAAGAAATGTTCAAAATTGTTCATGTAATTTTAAAAAATTATAAGCAGAAGAATATGTTCATGACATTAAAAAAATATCATTACAGTAAAAGCAGTTTCACggatttaaaaaaaattgtcattacattttgaaaaaaattcaccGTGTGTTCGAATATTTTCACCATTCATTAACAAATCTTCAATGTGCATTTGACAAACGTTCAACATATATTCGAATAAATGTTCATCATATACTTCAAATTTGGTCAACATGTACTAAAAACTCTTTAGCATCTATACAGAAACTGTTCAGTGTGTATTAAAAAAAGTTAACATGTGTTTTTTTTTGCGACTGAAAGTTAACATGTGTTTGGAAAGAATAAATGGAAAAACAAATAAATATATGAAAAAAGTGGAAATAAAAAACACGGAGAAAAACTGATAAAGAAAAAACacaagagaagaaaaagaaaaaagcgTGTGGGACCTTTCCAAAACCGGGGTAGAGGTTCAACGAACAGGTGTTAGGAACTTCGCAAAACCATTGTATCACATTTATTTTGGCCATCTCACTTCGTTGATTTGTAGGCAAGGCCGATGGATCTCTCACAGTAAATGAGTCTTTGTGCACTACACACCATCTTCACATGCAAATGACCCATGTAGTCCTCTGTCCGCTATCTACTCCGGACACCCTTCAGTGGTGGATTCTATTCCCTGGGTAATGCGGGGAATAGCACGCTAGCACACACCTGGCGAGTAGTGCACTACTACTTGGGCAGACCCATTTCCGGTTTACCTCCCATCAGTTTTGGGAAATAGGAAGGTTCTTGAACCTCCCTTGAAGCAGTTTTTGAACTTCGTAAATTACTTAAAAATTCGGAACACTTTTATAAATTATAGAAAAAATTCAAATTCGTGATTATTTACGAAATTTGGAACATTATTTAAAACTGAGAACATTTTACAAAtttatgaatatttttaaaattcagAACATTTTTTAATATCATGAAGATTTTTTGCAATTCAGAATGTATTCTTAAATCCATAAATAATTTTTAAATTCAATAAATGTTTGTGAAATCCGGGATATTTTCTAAATTGGTGAATATTTTTTGAAGTTGGATGATGTTTAAAAATCTCAGAACATTTTTTTCCTTCTGGTTTTTTTGAATTTCGTGATACTTTCTGAAATCCGATatcattttttgaattcatgaacattaaTTGAAATCCAGGACCATTTTCCAATTCAGGAACGTTTTTTTGAAATTGAGAACAATTTTTAAACCATAAATATTTTCTTCAATTttagaatatttttggaattttttttgaacatttttctGTTAAAAAATGAACAAGAAAACCAAAACTAAAACaataaaaagaaaatgaaaacaaTGAAAAAAATAGGGGCACCACGCCCCAGACATGGGCCAGCCATGTCGTGCGAGGCGCACGTTTGTTGTCACCCGCCGTGCGCGCAGGGGTAACTTGTGGGGGACCTGGCCCGACACATGGCGACATTTCAAGCAAAGGAGCAGGAGCCTTGCGCACGTGTAAACCAATTTTTGCTCATTTATCTTCCATTCGTTGGTTTcccttggttcttcggggctttTCTTGTTTCTTggggttttctttgttttttttattttccttGCTTTTTTATGTTTTTAAAAATATTTTCTAATACTTCTTTAGCTCTTTTTTTCGTCTATCGGGAGCACACGTGTACCGACCCAATGGTTGAAGATGATGCCGCCAAGAAGAAGGTTGCAGAGGAAGCTGAAGCTGCTGCCACCGCTGTGGCCCTAGCCTGGCCTATCAGAGGGTATGATTTATTCACCCCCTATTTACCGATTCATGTGCTAGTTGTACATATGTAGTGTGAACAAGATTGATGCCCCCGCAGGCCACCGACGGCTGATCTCCGTCTGATCCGCATCCCACCATATCCGTCGACATTTGCCGAGAGAGGAAATAAACAAATCCCCATCGACTTTTGTTCCatctatccatccatccatccatccatccatctctAACCAACgcccccatccccatccccatccccatccggCGCGATGATGCAAGCAAACTGATCACTAGCGGCGTACGTGACGGCCACGACCGCCATCCGCGCAGCCCACGCCCCTCTCCCCCACTGCGCGCGGGCCCCACCCGCCGGCCCGCCGGCCACCGGAACTAATAAGGTGGGCGCGGGCCCAACTAGAAAAGGCCGACCCGACCCGCCGCTTACTTCGTCCATCAGCTCTCTTTCTTCCTTCTTTCTCCCCAACTCCTccgccctctcgacctcatcgccCACCACCCACGCAAGCGCCTGGATCGCCGCCGGTCCCGGCCATGGATCCCTACAAGGTATGTACCCCACCGATCCTCCCCCAGCCGACCCGGTCCCGCCAGCTGGCTGGCCCGGATCGCCGATTCGGCTGTCCCTGTCGCCCCGCGATCCGCTCATCTGACGCGCTCGGTTTTCCTGGTTTCTTGTGTTGTTCGCAGCACCGGCCGACGAGCGGGGCCAACTCCGGCTACTGGACCACCAACTCCGGCGCGCCCGTCTGGAACAACAACAACGCCCTCACCGTCGGGCAGCGAGGTCTGTCAGCCGCCCCACCCCAACCCACCTCCCCGATCTGCTCTTCTTGGCTTCTTGCTGCCCCCGCCCGTCTTGAGCCTGTAGCCACCCCCTACGCTTAGCTTACCTTAGATTGCTTCTCCGGCGGCGAAATTGAAAATCAGGGGCTCTTTGGGTCGATTCTCTCTGGATCTGCGGGAGGTCTCCTCTCCCGCAGCGTCAGCGCCCTGGCCTTGCTGTCAATTCACATGCCGTTTACATCTAGTATTTGGTACGAGCGTTTTGATCCTCCTCCTGTGTGTTGCTCCAGCGTTTTTGTCTGTCAGATACATTCACCTACCGGCTCAGGTTTGGTTCCTGTAAGCGCTTGATTGAATTCTGTGGGCACTCCCTGTAGCTTCATTCACAACACGCCGGGTTCCGTGGTCCAGCCAGACAAAACTTTTGTTGCAAACATACAGGAAGCTTGATATTTTCGTCGGTCACTGTCATGCCATAGGGTTGCTCAACAGGGAAGCTAACAAGCAATACCTTTTTCACACGGCATGGCATGTCACGGTCCAGTCATAGCGATTATCCGATCATGCGGGACGATTGGAGGCTCCTAGATAGTGATCTGTCTGGACCGTCTGGTGGTCCGTTACTATTCCGTAGATTAGCTCTTAGCGCTAACCTGATGTAGGTAGGACCAAGTTCTACACCCACAAGAAGAAAACATAATCTTACAACAATTCATCTATGTTCAGCATAGCCCAAGCTTCAAAACTAGTACGAAATCAAAGTTTGACTGTTGAGTAACTCCCCAACTTTGAAAGCGATTGGAATTCCACACTCCAAACATGGCTGTTTGTCGTAACAAAATGCCAATTTTCCTGAAAGTGAAAGCTATCTGAAGTTGCCCAGTGTGATTTTTCCTCTTTTGTATCTGTAGCTATGCCCAGAAGCTTCTGCTTTTAGTATCTTCTCCCCATGATTAATTTGTTACTCGGCATGATGATGAATTCTTCATTTCGCAGGACCTATCCTCCTTGAGGATTACCATCTGATTGAAAAGCTTGCGCAGTTTGACCGGGAGCGTATCCCTGAACGTGTTGTTCATGCACGGGGAGCCAGTGCAAAGGGATTCTTTGAGGTGACTCATGATGTTTCTCAGCTCACATGTGCTGACTTTCTCCGGGCTCCTGGGGTTCAGACCCCGGTTATTGTCCGGTTCTCTACTGTCGTGCATGAGCGTGGAAGCCCTGAGACCTTGAGGGATCCACGTGGTTTTGCGGTGAAGTTCTACACCAGAGAGGTACTAATGATCGTTCTTCATGTCGTATTTGATGTTATCCTTTTGAGATGAGATTATTATTACAGCTACTTTATGCTGTGTACAATCACATTTGAGCAGTTTATGTTCTGTTAGCATGTCATTCGCCATAATGCCTTTTTGTCCAAGCCTGttaaatagtactccctctgtcccaaaattcttgtcttagatttatctaaatacggatgtatcaaggcAAATCTAAGACaggaattttgggacggagggagtaaaagACTCTTTAGCCTGTTTTAGCTGGTACAGTAAAATTCTGGCTGCTTTGAATGCCTTTTTAGTTCTATCAACAATTGCCAGCGTGTGGCTATTGGAAGATGTTGAAACCATAGCACATGTTCCATTATGTAGTAATATAAATTTACCACTGTTTGTAAGGATTGAGCCCTCTGTCCTGCCTTATTTTCCCTTATGTTATAAACTGTTTATCATCTGCACTTAGATAATTATGGCTGCAGACCTTTTAATTCAACCTGCATGTTTAACTGACATCTCCTGGTATGCATTTTCAGGGTAACTTTGACCTTGTTGGGAACAACATGCCTGTGTTTTTCATCCGAGATGGGATGAAGTTCCCTGACATGGTCCATGCTTTCAAGCCAAGTCCAAAGACCAACATGCAGGAGAACTGGAGAATAGTTGACTTCTTTTCGCACCACCCGGAGAGTCTGCACATGTTCACCTTCCTCTTTGATGATGTTGGCATTCCACTCAACTACAGGCACATGGACGGTTTTGGTGTCAACACCTACACCTTAATCAGCAGGGATGGAAAGGCGCACCTTGTTAAGTTCCATTGGAAGCCTACATGTGGTGTGAAGTGCCTCTTAGATGATGAAGCCGTTACTGTAGGAGGCACCTGCCACACCCATGCCACAAAGGACTTGACCGATTCTATTGCAGCTGGGAATTACCCAGAATGGAAGCTCTTCATTCAGACCATTGATGCTGATCATGAGGATAAATTTGACTTTGACCCTCTTGATGTCACCAAGACCTGGCCAGAGGATATCATCCCACTGCAACCAGTTGGACGGATGGTGCTCAACAAGAACATTGATAATTTCTTCGCAGAAAATGAACAGCTTGCTTTCTGCCCAGCAATCACTGTCCCTGGAATCCACTACTCTGATGATAAGCTGCTCCAGACAAGGATT
This sequence is a window from Aegilops tauschii subsp. strangulata cultivar AL8/78 chromosome 7, Aet v6.0, whole genome shotgun sequence. Protein-coding genes within it:
- the LOC109751763 gene encoding catalase isozyme 1 — protein: MDPYKHRPTSGANSGYWTTNSGAPVWNNNNALTVGQRGPILLEDYHLIEKLAQFDRERIPERVVHARGASAKGFFEVTHDVSQLTCADFLRAPGVQTPVIVRFSTVVHERGSPETLRDPRGFAVKFYTREGNFDLVGNNMPVFFIRDGMKFPDMVHAFKPSPKTNMQENWRIVDFFSHHPESLHMFTFLFDDVGIPLNYRHMDGFGVNTYTLISRDGKAHLVKFHWKPTCGVKCLLDDEAVTVGGTCHTHATKDLTDSIAAGNYPEWKLFIQTIDADHEDKFDFDPLDVTKTWPEDIIPLQPVGRMVLNKNIDNFFAENEQLAFCPAITVPGIHYSDDKLLQTRIFSYADTQRHRLGPNYLMLPVNAPKCAHHNNHHDGLMNFMHRDEEVNYFPSRFDPTRHAEQYPIPPRVLSGCREKCIIEKENNFKQAGERYRSFDPARQDRFLQRWVDALTDARVTHEIQGIWVSYWSQCDTSLGQKLASRLKIKPSM